DNA from Amycolatopsis sp. DSM 110486:
CACGGCCGCGGGCACGGCCGCCGCGACCTCGGCGCTGAGTCCGATCCCGGACTCGACCGACTTCGGCTCGCAGCCCACGATCAGCACCCGCCCCGCGTCGCCGCCGAGCAGCCGCAGCAGGCGGAACACCGCCTCGGGCTGCATGCCGTGGGCGTCGATCACGGGCGCCGCCGCCATCGCGTCGACGTCGGCCTCGATCAGCGACAACGTGCCCGGCTCGACCCCGTGCGGCGTCGCGTCGAGCAGTATCGTGGTGTCGTAGCCACCGAGCAGGTCGTAGGCCAGATGCAGGCCGGAGACGCCGTAGTCGGCGATCTGCACCCACTCCGGCAGCACTTCGTGTTCGAGCTGCTTGAGCACTTCGACGCCGAAGCCGTCGTCGCCGAGGAAGATGTTGCCGATCCCCGCCACCAGCACCTGTGGTCTCATGTCGGCTCCAGCTCGTCAGGGGAGAAGTAGCGGAAGCGGCCGTGGGCGTTCTGCAGGTCGGCGCCCGGGTCGTCGTCGAGCGTCACGGCCACGTGCGTGGTTCCGTCCACATCGGACAGCACCGCGCGCACAGTGGCGACGCGGCCGGTGAGGAACATGTCCTGGGCGTCGGCGCCACGCAGGTTCGGGTGCAGCCGCACGCGCGAGCCCGCGGCCACGCGGACGCCGGCGACCACGACGCCGTCGGTCTCCGGGGAGACGGACGCGTCGGCCCCGGGGTCCCACCAGGGCACGTCGGGGTTCACCGGCAGATCGGTTTCCTCCCCGGTCACCGAACGCAGGTATCGCACCGTCCCGTGCAGCCGGTCGAGCAGCTCCTGCGGCAGGTCGTCCACGCGGTCCAGCAGCGCGGCCGCCCGGGGATCCGTCGCGCGGGCCTGGCGCTTCTCCTCGTCGGTGAGCGCCATCGTGCGCAGCGTCAGGATCTCGTCGATCTCCGTGCCGTCGAAGAGCTCACCTGGGCTTTCGGGCGCGATCGACGGGTCGTCGTAGAGGATGATGGGGGACGCCAGCATCACCCCGCTTCGCGACGACCCGCCGATCAGCACCGGCCACACGCGCTCGTTCACACACGCCTCGACGGCCGGCTTCGCCCATTCGGGCGGGTCGAGCATCGAGAGGAAGTGGCCCGAGTCCACCGCCAGGATCACGTGCGCGGCGAGCAACGCCCTGCGCAGCGCCGATTCGCGGACGCCGTCCGACGGCCACGCACTCGTGTTGCGCAGGTCCAGTCGCAGCCGCGTGCCGCCGAAGGGGCCGTCGAGCGCGTCGAGGCGAGCCGTGAGCGCGCCGGTCAGCGCGCCGGAGCGGCGCACGAGCGTGCAGTGGTTGCCCACGCACTCGCGCGTCTCGGCCGGCGGCACGGAGAACGGCAGCTCCACGGGCTGCGCGAGCAGCTCGGCCACGGGGACCACGAAGTTCAGCTCGTGCTCCACGGCCTCGTCCCACGTCGTGTAGTCCTTGCCGGCCACGGTCACGGAGTCGACGAACCCGTGGCCGTCGTGCACCAGGCGCTCCTGGGCCTGCAGGAACCGCAGCGTCAGGTGCACCGAGGTGTGCTTGCGGGGCTCCAGCAGGCACTCCGTGCGTGAAGTCGCGTACTCGCCGCGCTCCTCCGACGCATACGTTGGCGGCATCAGCACACCCCACTGCCAGCGCACGCGGTTCTTCCGCGCCGACGCGCGGTACGGGTAGAGCAGGTACCCCTCGTACAGCACGGCGTCGCCGACGGCGCGAGCCTGGTCGAACACGCTGGTCACGGGCCATCACCCACGTTCGCCAGCAGGTGCTCCATCGCCGCGTCCCAGGTCGGGATGGCGTGGCGCGACTTGTACCGCAGCAGCGCATCGACGGTCTCGCGGTGCAGCTTCAGCCACGCGACGTTGGGGAAGTACTGGTTCATCAGCTCGTCCCACGCGGCGATCGGCATCCGGCACTCGGCTTCGGTGTGCCACGGCACCGGCTCGACCCAGAACCCCGGGCCACCCTTCGCGAACACCGTGCCGCTGAACAGCAGCACGAGCGGGACCACACCGTCGGCGAGCGCGTGGAAGTACTTGCCGGCGGCCACTTCCAGGTCGTACGTGCAGGGCACCTCGAGCTGGAACTCCGTGGTGCGCGTGAAGCTCGGCACCATCACCGCCACGGTCGCGAACTGGAACGGCCGCAGCGTCTCGCCCCAGCGCGCCGGGTCGCCGAACAGGTTCGTGAGCAGCTCCGACTCCCCGCTGCTGTAGCGGCGCCGCTGCGGTTCGATCCGCAGCTGGACTCGCAGCACCAGCGCGTGGATCGGCTGGGCGGTGAGCTCGGTGATCTTCATGCTGAACGCGAGCGTCGGCGACGCCGCGTACTTCACGGGGCGCACGTCCAGGCAGTCGAAGGTGAGCTCAGCCATCCGCGGCGACCTCTCCGCGGGCGCGAAGGTCGGCGAAGAAGCTGTCGATGGCTTCGTGCGCTTCGTCGCCGCCGTCGAATCCGCGCCAGTGCAGGCGGACCAGGCCGACGAGCTCGTAACACACGTCGATGGGCACGAGGAAGGCCTCGAACCCGACGTCGTGCTTGTTGATCAGCACCGCTTCCACGTCGGGGGCCACGGTGGCGAACTCGGGCTCCTCCCGCAGCAGCTCCGTCCACGTGTCCAACGGCAGCAGCGACTCCGTCGCGCCGGCCGGGCTCGGGTAGAACGCGACCGCGCGGTCCTGCACCGAGTTGTAGAACAGGAACGCCATCCGCACGGGGATCCCGGCTGTCTCCCACAGCGTCGCGCCGGCCGGGAACCGCGCGGCGTGCCGGTAGCGGGTCGGCACCGCGCGGTGGCGCAGGCCGCCGGCACCGGTGTGGGTGAACAGGAGGTAGCAGCCCCGGCACGTGCACATGATGGTGCGGGATTCGAGGTCGATCACGTGCCCGTGGCCGATGCCGATCGGCTCCGTGCACAACTCACACCTTTCACCGCGCGCCGGTCGTTCGGCCGGTGTCAGGAACTTGCGCAGACCGCCCGTCATGCCTGCTCCACGGGGACCGGGCACTCGATCGCTTCGAGCGGCAGCAGCGGACGTCCGCCCGGGCCGGTCTCTTCGGGCACCACCCCGGCCACGACGACGTCGGTGAGCTCCGGCGCAGCCTCGCGCACCACGCGTTCGATCGCCATCTTCGCCGTGACGGTCGAGGACGGGCAGCCGTCGCACGTGCCCTGCAGCTGCAGCCGCAGCACGCCTTCGGCGTCGATGCCGACGATGTCGACGTCTCCGGAGTGCGAACCCAGGTAGGGCCGCACCTCGTCGAGCGCCTCGCTGACGCGGTCCAAAGTGGACTTCGGGTGCAGGTCGTGGAGGACCAGCAGCCCACGTACGTGGTCGTCGCCGGCGAGGCGCTCCAGCAGCACCTCGCCGGCGACGTCCTCTCGCAGGACGGACACGATCGTCGTCAGGCCGGCGCCGTAGAACTCGAGCAGCGTGTGGACGAGGTCCTCGGCCCTGTCCGCCACGGTGCTGCCCGCCTCCGCCGCGAGCTCACCGAGGAGCTGCTCGATGCGTTCGCCGACCTGGCCGATGTCGCGCTCCGTCATGGTTCAGAACACCTCTCCGCCGAATGCGTGGGGGGTGTGGATCCGGTCGAGCGTCTTGCCCTTGCCGGTGTACATGTGCACGCCGCAGGGCAGGCAGGGGTCGAAGCTGCGCACGGCGCGCATGATGTCGATGCCCTTGAAGTTCTCCTGCGTGTTCTCCTCGAAGATCGGCGTGTTCTGCACCGCGTCCTCGTATGGGCCCGGTGTGCCGAAGGAGTCGCGCACGCTGCCGTTCCACGGCGTCGGCGGGTACGGGTGGTAGTTCGCGATCTTGCCGCCCTTGATCACCATGTGGTGCGAAAGGATCCCGCGCACCGCCTCGGTGAACCCGCACGACACGCCTTCCTCGGGCACCTTGAACGGCTCCCACGTCTTCGTGTTGCCGCTGCGGACCTCGCCCAGCGCGCGTTCCGCGAAGTGCAGCGCGAGGCCGGCCGCATACGCCTGGAAGTACGTGCGCGCCCGGTTGCGTTCGAGCGCGTTGCTCCACTTCGGGATCTTCCACTCGAAGCTGACCTCGGGTTTCGTGGCCGTGCGCGGGAGGTTGATCACCACGCTGTGGCCGGTGGACTTCACGTAGTCGGTGTCCACGAGGCCGGCCAGCGCCGTGACCCACAGCCGGGCGATCGGGCCGCCGCCGGTGTCGAGCGCGAGGTGGTCGGTGCCGTCGAACCAGCGCGGCGACATCGTCCACGAGTACTTGTCGTCGAAGTCGCGCTTCTGCGGGCGCGGGATCGTGTGCTGGTTCCACGGGTGGCGCGCGTCCACGGGGTTGCCCAGCGGGTCGTGCGTCACGAACTTGTCCATGCCCTCCCAGTCTTCGTAGAAGGACGAGCCGAGCAGGATCCGGATGCCGAGGTTGATGTCGAGCAGGCTCGTGGTGACCAGCTTGCCGTCGACGACCACGCCGGGCGTGACGAACATCTTGCGGCCCCACGACTCCATGTTCTCGTAGGTGAAGTCGCAGTACTGCGGATCGTTGAGACTGCCCCAGCAGCCGAGCAGGATGCGCCGGCGGCCGACCTCTTCGTAACCGGGGATGGCTTCGTAGAAGAAGTCGAACAGGTCGTCGTGCATCGGCAGGCAGCGCTTCATGAACTCGACGTAGCGCATCAGCCGGGTGAGGTAGTCAGTGAACAGCTGCACCGTCGCGATCGTCCCGACGCCGCCCGGGTACAAAGTGGACGGATGGACGTGGCGGCCTTCCATGAGGCAGAACATCTCGCGCGTGGAACGGCTGACCTGCAGGGCCTCGCGGTAGAACTCGCCCTCCAGCGGGTTGAGCGAGCGCATGATGTCGCCGATGGTCTTGTACCCGTGGTCACGCGCGTGCGGCGCCTCGGTGCGGTTGGCCAGCTCCAGCACGCCGGGGTTGGTCTCAGCCACCATCTTCTCGCAGTAGTCGACCCCGACCAGGTTCTCTTGAAAGATGTTGTGGTCGAACATGTACTCGGCGGCCTCGCCGAGGTTGATGATCCACTCGCCGAGGTGCGGCGGGCGTACGCCGTAGGCCATGTTCTGGTTGTAGACCGAGCACGTGGCGTGGTTGTCGCCGCAGATCCCGCAGATGCGGCTGGTGATGAAGTGCGCGTCGCGCGGGTCCTTGCCTTTCATGAAGATGCTGTAGCCGCGGAAGACCGAAGACGTGCTGTGGCACTCGACGACCTTCTTGGCCGCCCAGTCGATCTTCGTGTAGATCCCGAGGCTGCCGACGATGCGCGTGATCGGGTCCCAGGCCATCTCGACGAGGTCGGTTTTGCCCTTGGTGCTGATGCCCTTGTCGCTTTCCGTTCGCGTCATGTCCCCAGTCCTTTCAGCGCCACGAGGAGCGGTAGCCGGTCTCGAGCTGCTTGCCCTTGTGCCGCCACTTGGGTTCGGCATCGGCCTTGCGTTCGGTGATCTTGCGCAGGCGCCGGATCACCGAGCCGTACGCGCCGCTCGCGAGCGAGGAGATGTGAGCGCCGGGCGGTTCGTCCATGAACGGCATGAACTTGTCCGGGAAGCCGGGCATGGTGCAGCCGATGCAGATGCCGCCGACGTTCGGGCAGCCACCCACACCGTTGATCCAGCCGCGCTTGGGCACGTTGCACTTCACGACCGGGCCCCAGCAGCCGAGCTTCACCAGGCACTTCGGCGAGTCGTACTCCTCGGCGAACTGGCCCTGCTCGTAGTAGCCGGCGCGATCGCACCCCTCGTGGACTGTCGCGCCGAAGAGCCACTGTGGACGGAGGTGGTCGTCGAGCGGGATCATCGGCGCGTGGCCGGCCGCCTGGTAGAGCAGGTAGGTGAGTGTCTCGGAGAAGTTGTCCGGGTGCGTCGGGCAGCCGGGGATGCACACGATCGGCAGGCCGGCTTTCGATTTCCAGTCCCAGCCCAGGTAGTCGGGCACGCCCATCGCGCCGGTGGGGTTGCCCTCCATGGCGTGGATGCCGCCGTACGCGGCGCACGTGCCGGCCGCGACCACAGCGAGGGCCTTGGGCGTCAGGCGGTCGAGCCACTCGCTCGTGGTCATCGGCTGGCCGGTCGCGGGGTTGTTGCCGAAGCCGCACCAGTAGCCCTCAGCCTTGATGGCCTCGTTGGGAATCGATCCTTCCACGACCAGCACGAACGGTTCCAGCTCGCCGCGGTCGGCCTTGTAGAACCACTCGATGAACGTGTCGGCGCCCTTGTCCGGACCGCACTCGAAGTCGATCAGCGGCCAGTGCACCTGGATCTTCGGCAGGCCGGGCAGCGCGCCGAGCACGATCTCCTCGATGCTCGGCTGCGTGGCGGCGGTCAGCGCGACCGAGTCGCCGTCGCAGGACAGTCCGGCGTTGATCCACAGGATGTGGATGGGCTTCTCTTCTTCTTGGGCATGGGTCACGGCTGTTCACCCTCGAGGTCGTCGAGCGCACCGAGGGTGAGTTCCCACAGTGCGTGGTAAAGGGTCGTCTGGGCTTCTTGGATGCGGTGCACGGAAGGCGACGGCACCACGAAGAGGTGGTCGATCGAGTGCAGCTCGGCCATCTTGCCGCCGTCGTACCCGGCGATGCCGACGGTGACGAGGCCGCGGCGCGCGGCCTCGTCGAACGCGGACAGCAGGTTCGCCGAGTTCCCGCTGGTTGACAGCCCCACGGCGATGTCACCGCGGCGGCCGAACGCGGCGACCTGCCGGGAGAACACGACGTCGAACCCGATGTCGTTGGACAGGGCGGTGACCACCGCGATGTCGTTGGTGAGGCCGAACGCGGGCAGTGGCCTCGCATCGCCGTCGGGGCTGTCGGGGCTGAGGAACAGGCTCGCGAGGTCCTGCGCGTCGGTGGAGCTGCCGCCGTTGCCGAAGGCCAGCAACCGGCCACCGCCGGCGAACGCCTGCGCGAGGTCCCGCGCGCACGCGGCGAGGCGCTCGCCGTCGGTCTCGAGAACCTGACGGCGCAGCGCGACGATCTCGCGGGCTTTCTCCACAGTGGACTGTCGGACCTGGGTCAGGACGGCGTCGAGGTCGCTCGTACCCGAGTACAGGAACGGGTACAGCTCCTCGAGTCCACTTGCGCCCACGGAATCCCTTGCCATGGCCGCTCAACTCCCTCGGCTATTCGGGAATCTCCAGACGTGCGATGGCTTCGCCGGCGTGGACGAGGATGCGATCGCCGACACCGGCTTGCACCAGTGCGACGCTCACTTCTTCCCTGCCTTGGCCGGTATCCACGACTGCGAACCCGAGGTCCAGGAGTTCGACGACGGTCACTTCGACTGCGATATCGGAACAGGTGATGCACACCCCGTCGTGACAGGCGGGGGCCGGTGCTCTGTCGGCGTCACGGGCGTTCACGTCGCCACCTCCGGTGCGAGGACACCGGGCTGTTCGAAGAACACGTGCACGAGTTCCCACAGGACGTGGTAGGTCGTGACGTGGATTTCCTTGACCACGCGGGGGTCGTCGGAGCGCGCTCGCAGCACGTGGTCGGCCGTGATGGTGCCCGGGCCGGTCCCGCCCGTGAGCGCGATGGTGAGCATCCCCAGCTCACGGGCGGCTTCGAGGCCGCGCCGGACGTTGGCACAGTCGCCGTCGGACGAGATGCCGAGCGCGATGTCCTGCGGCTCGGCGAGGAACTTGATCTGGTAGGCGAAAATCTCGTTGAGCCCTCGGCGGTTCGCGACGCTGGTGAGGGTCGCGACATCGGCCGTCAGCGAAATTGCCGGCAACGCCCGCTTTCCGACGATCACGGGGTGCACGAACTCCACGGCCACGTGCTGCGCATCGGTGCCCGCGCCCCCGTTGCCGAACACCACGAGCTTCCCGCCGCGGTGGAACCGCTGCGCCATCCCGTGACACGCCTTGGCCACCGCCTCGGCTTGCCCGCCCAGCTCTCCACCCGGCACGACGCGGCGCTCGAAAAGCGCCGCCACCGCACCGGGAGAAGTACTCGGAGAGCCGACCATGGCGGCACTTCCCTACGCTCGGTGGTGGGAGCAGTCCCGTCCCACATTAGAGCTGTGAGTTGGATCACACAATAGATCGCGGTAATGGGCAGTAATTCACCCGAGTGGCGGCTGACGTTGATCTTGGTTCTTTGATTTGTCCACAGCCGCTTGGGGCTGTGGACAACTGCGCCCCTTGGGCGTCGCTTTCCCGGAATTGTCGGTGGGGGCCGATAAAATGGGACGGGGACGGCCCCCTGGGAGGGCCAGGGTTCCGGCAAAGTCTTGTGGCCTGGGTGCAGGGCGGGCACGGCTCTTGGTGATCATGTGATTGTCTAGGTCCCATGATCGTGTGAGAGAGCCGTGCCCGCTGCGTCATCGTGCCTGATCCCTGCTGTGTTTGATCGTCTGACCCCGCTCATCACGGTGGACGCTGCTCCTGGATGGCCGGGTGACCTGCGCAAACACCTGGCCAGGGTGCCGGACCCGCGGCATCGGCGGGGGGTGCGGCATTCAATCGAATCGATTCTGGCGCTGACCGCGGTTGCGGTGGCGGCCGGGGCACGATCGTTCACCGCGATCGGGGAATGGGCCGCCGACGCACCGCAACACGTGCTGGCGCTACTGGGAACACGCTTCGATTCACGCGCGGACCGGTATGTGGCACCGGATGAAGCCACGCTGCGACGAGTGGCCGGCCGCCTCGACGGCGACATCCTCGACGACGTGATCAGTGCCTGGCTGGCCGACCACGATCCCGCCCAGCCCGGCCCCGACACCCTGCCACCGGCGATCGCGGTGGACGGGAAATCCCTGCGCGGCACCTTCGCCCGCACCGGCGGCGCCGGAGTGCACCTGCTCGCCGCCATCACCCACGACAACGCCATCGTGCTCGGGCAACGCCAAGTCCCGGCCGGGGCCAGCGAAATCACCTGGTTCCCCACACTGCTGGACACCATCGGCCTGACCGGGCGGGTCGTCACCGCCGACGCCCTGCACACCACCACCGCCCACGCCCGCTACCTCCACGCCCGCGGCGCCTACTACGTATTCACCGTCAAACAGAACCAGCAGCGCCTCTACACCCTGCTCGACACCCTGCCCTGGCACGACATCCCCACCCACGTCACCGAAGAACGCGGACACGGCCGCAGCGAACGCCGCACCACCCAGCTCGCGCCCCTCGGTGACTTCCTCGACTACCCCGCGATCGATTTCCCCCACGCCACCCACGCGTTCCTCATCGAGCGCTACACCACCCACCACACCAGCGGAAAACACACCGCCCACACCGCCCTGGGCATCACCAACATCACCGCCACCTGGGCCCACCCTGCCCACATCGGAGCCTACGTCCGCAACCACTGGCACATCGAAAACAAACTCCACTGGACCCGCGACGTCACCTACCAAGAAGACGCATCCCGAGCCCGCACCGGCACCGCACCCCGCGTCATGGCCACCCTCCGCAACCTCGCCACCAGCGCACTCCGCCACACAGGCTGGACCAACATCGCCGCAGGACTACGCCACATGACCCGAGACACCACCCGCCCACTCACCCTGCTCGGCATCCACCCCTAAACACCACAACGACTTTGCCGGAACCCTGCCTGGGAGGGCGGGGGCTGTGTGTCTCTGCCCAGGCGACTGCGTGTCTCCGCTCCGCGGCTGAGCGTCTCTTCCCGGCGGCTGTGTGTTTCCGTCCGGCGGCTGTGTGGCTCTGTCCGGCGGCTCAACAAGGCCTCGTGCCCAGCCGGTCCCCGAACCCGTCGTCAAGCGCGGTCATGCTCCCCCTGAGACTCCTCCGCCCGCGACAACCACGTATCCGCCTCCTCCACCGCCCCGCGCGCCTGCAGCATCCGGGCCAAGCTCAACATCCCCTGCACATCCCCGGTCTCTGCCGCCGCGCGGAAGAACCGTTCCGCCTTCGCCAGCTCGTCGCGCGCCTCCGCGAGGTGCCCGAGGTTCGTCAGGGCCGGAATGCTCCCGTGCTCCGCCGCCTTGCGGTACCAGGCCGCGGCTTCGCCCTCGTCGCCGCGGTTGCGGGCCAGGACGCCGAGGTTGGTCATCGCGGCGGCGTCGCCGGCTTCGGCCGCGTCGAGGTACCAGGCTTCGGCCTCGTCGACGTCGCCGCGGCGGTGCAGGAGCAGGCCCAGGCGGACGGTGGCCTCGACGTTGCCGGAGGTCGCGCCCTGGCGGTACCAGGATTCGGCGTCCTGGACCTTGCCGAAGCGTTCGGACTGGCGGCCGAGCAGGCATGTCGCCGAGAGGTCGCCGTCGGCGAGGGCCTCGCGCCACCAGCGCGTGGCCTCGCTGTAGCGGCCGCGTTCGCGCATGACGATGCCGACGTCGATCATCGCGGACGTGTTGCCCGCGCTCGCGGCGCGGCGGCACCAGTCCTCGGCCTCGTCGTAGCGGCCGCGTTCGGCGAGCAGGTGCCCAAGCGCGCCCATCGCCTCGACGTCACCGGTCACGGCGGCCTCGTGGAACCAGTACTCGGCGTCCTCGACGCGGCCGCGCCGTTCGTACGCGCGCCCGAGCCCCAGCATCCCGCGCGGCTCGCCGGCGTGGGCGGCCTCGTGGTACCAGCGTTCGGCCTCGTCGAGCACGCCGCGCTCGGCCAGGAGGTTCGCCAACGCGGTCATCGCGATGCGGTCGCCGCCGGCCGCGGCGCGGCGGAACCACGTCTCGGCCTCCGCTGCCTCGCCCCGTTCTCGCAGCGCCGCTCCGAGGCGTGTCATCGCGACGACGTTGCCGCCTTCCGCGGCCTTGCGCTGCAGGTAGTCGTCGACGCGCGAGTTCCACTTCCGCAGCCGCCCGCTCATCGGCCACGCTCCCTTCCGCCTGTCCTCACCTCGGTAGTCGCTCGGCGCGCCGCGGACGTGACACCGTGGTCCCGGACACGGTTCGCGCGCAGCTGAGAGTGTCGGCGCGGTCACGGGCCTCGCGCCGGGCATACTGCCGCCTCCCGAACCCGTCGAGAGGATCACGCGCGCATGGCCCGGACGTTTCCCACCCAGCGGATTCTGCTGGTCGTCGTGGTTCTCGTGGTGGCTGTCGCCGGGATCTGGTACGCCGGACGGCAAAGCGGCGCCGAGTCCACGGGTGCCGCGCCCGCCGACGTCACGCAGCAGCTGGCGGAGCTGAAAATCGCGCCGCGCGCGTCGATGTCCGGCTACTCCCGTGACAAATTCCCGCACTGGGACAACCAGGGGCACAACTGCAACACGCGCGAGCTCGTGCTCAAGCGCGACGGCAAGGACGTCAAGGCCGGCACCGACTGCAACCCGACGTCCGGCACCTGGTTCAGCGTCTACGACGCCGAGACCTGGACCAAACCCGGCGACGTCGACATCGACCACATGGTGCCCCTCGGCCAGGCCTGGGCCAGCGGCGCGCGCGACTGGCCCCAGGACAAACGCGAACAGTTCGCCAACGACCTCACGCGCCCCCAGCTGTTCGCCGTGACGGACAACCTCAACCAGCAGAAGAGTGACAAGGCACCCGACGAGTGGAAGCCGCCGCTGGTGTCGTTCTGGTGCACCTACGCCACGGACTGGGTGACCGTGAAGCACTTCTACGGCCTCACCATCACGACGGGGGAGAAGGCGGCGCTGCAGGACATGCTGCGCCGCTGCCCGGCGGCGAGCTGATCTCCGCCACGGGACCCCTCCGCGCCGTTGACGAGGTGCGT
Protein-coding regions in this window:
- a CDS encoding hydrogenase maturation protease codes for the protein MRPQVLVAGIGNIFLGDDGFGVEVLKQLEHEVLPEWVQIADYGVSGLHLAYDLLGGYDTTILLDATPHGVEPGTLSLIEADVDAMAAAPVIDAHGMQPEAVFRLLRLLGGDAGRVLIVGCEPKSVESGIGLSAEVAAAVPAAVRAVKELAWGTTPRLPEDTLKTEV
- a CDS encoding DUF6084 family protein gives rise to the protein MAELTFDCLDVRPVKYAASPTLAFSMKITELTAQPIHALVLRVQLRIEPQRRRYSSGESELLTNLFGDPARWGETLRPFQFATVAVMVPSFTRTTEFQLEVPCTYDLEVAAGKYFHALADGVVPLVLLFSGTVFAKGGPGFWVEPVPWHTEAECRMPIAAWDELMNQYFPNVAWLKLHRETVDALLRYKSRHAIPTWDAAMEHLLANVGDGP
- a CDS encoding DUF5947 family protein; translation: MCTEPIGIGHGHVIDLESRTIMCTCRGCYLLFTHTGAGGLRHRAVPTRYRHAARFPAGATLWETAGIPVRMAFLFYNSVQDRAVAFYPSPAGATESLLPLDTWTELLREEPEFATVAPDVEAVLINKHDVGFEAFLVPIDVCYELVGLVRLHWRGFDGGDEAHEAIDSFFADLRARGEVAADG
- a CDS encoding NifU family protein; amino-acid sequence: MTERDIGQVGERIEQLLGELAAEAGSTVADRAEDLVHTLLEFYGAGLTTIVSVLREDVAGEVLLERLAGDDHVRGLLVLHDLHPKSTLDRVSEALDEVRPYLGSHSGDVDIVGIDAEGVLRLQLQGTCDGCPSSTVTAKMAIERVVREAAPELTDVVVAGVVPEETGPGGRPLLPLEAIECPVPVEQA
- a CDS encoding nickel-dependent hydrogenase large subunit, with product MTRTESDKGISTKGKTDLVEMAWDPITRIVGSLGIYTKIDWAAKKVVECHSTSSVFRGYSIFMKGKDPRDAHFITSRICGICGDNHATCSVYNQNMAYGVRPPHLGEWIINLGEAAEYMFDHNIFQENLVGVDYCEKMVAETNPGVLELANRTEAPHARDHGYKTIGDIMRSLNPLEGEFYREALQVSRSTREMFCLMEGRHVHPSTLYPGGVGTIATVQLFTDYLTRLMRYVEFMKRCLPMHDDLFDFFYEAIPGYEEVGRRRILLGCWGSLNDPQYCDFTYENMESWGRKMFVTPGVVVDGKLVTTSLLDINLGIRILLGSSFYEDWEGMDKFVTHDPLGNPVDARHPWNQHTIPRPQKRDFDDKYSWTMSPRWFDGTDHLALDTGGGPIARLWVTALAGLVDTDYVKSTGHSVVINLPRTATKPEVSFEWKIPKWSNALERNRARTYFQAYAAGLALHFAERALGEVRSGNTKTWEPFKVPEEGVSCGFTEAVRGILSHHMVIKGGKIANYHPYPPTPWNGSVRDSFGTPGPYEDAVQNTPIFEENTQENFKGIDIMRAVRSFDPCLPCGVHMYTGKGKTLDRIHTPHAFGGEVF
- a CDS encoding hydrogenase expression protein HypE — protein: MTHAQEEEKPIHILWINAGLSCDGDSVALTAATQPSIEEIVLGALPGLPKIQVHWPLIDFECGPDKGADTFIEWFYKADRGELEPFVLVVEGSIPNEAIKAEGYWCGFGNNPATGQPMTTSEWLDRLTPKALAVVAAGTCAAYGGIHAMEGNPTGAMGVPDYLGWDWKSKAGLPIVCIPGCPTHPDNFSETLTYLLYQAAGHAPMIPLDDHLRPQWLFGATVHEGCDRAGYYEQGQFAEEYDSPKCLVKLGCWGPVVKCNVPKRGWINGVGGCPNVGGICIGCTMPGFPDKFMPFMDEPPGAHISSLASGAYGSVIRRLRKITERKADAEPKWRHKGKQLETGYRSSWR
- a CDS encoding SIS domain-containing protein — protein: MARDSVGASGLEELYPFLYSGTSDLDAVLTQVRQSTVEKAREIVALRRQVLETDGERLAACARDLAQAFAGGGRLLAFGNGGSSTDAQDLASLFLSPDSPDGDARPLPAFGLTNDIAVVTALSNDIGFDVVFSRQVAAFGRRGDIAVGLSTSGNSANLLSAFDEAARRGLVTVGIAGYDGGKMAELHSIDHLFVVPSPSVHRIQEAQTTLYHALWELTLGALDDLEGEQP
- a CDS encoding HypC/HybG/HupF family hydrogenase formation chaperone, with the translated sequence MNARDADRAPAPACHDGVCITCSDIAVEVTVVELLDLGFAVVDTGQGREEVSVALVQAGVGDRILVHAGEAIARLEIPE
- a CDS encoding SIS domain-containing protein — its product is MVGSPSTSPGAVAALFERRVVPGGELGGQAEAVAKACHGMAQRFHRGGKLVVFGNGGAGTDAQHVAVEFVHPVIVGKRALPAISLTADVATLTSVANRRGLNEIFAYQIKFLAEPQDIALGISSDGDCANVRRGLEAARELGMLTIALTGGTGPGTITADHVLRARSDDPRVVKEIHVTTYHVLWELVHVFFEQPGVLAPEVAT
- a CDS encoding ISAs1 family transposase, whose protein sequence is MARVPDPRHRRGVRHSIESILALTAVAVAAGARSFTAIGEWAADAPQHVLALLGTRFDSRADRYVAPDEATLRRVAGRLDGDILDDVISAWLADHDPAQPGPDTLPPAIAVDGKSLRGTFARTGGAGVHLLAAITHDNAIVLGQRQVPAGASEITWFPTLLDTIGLTGRVVTADALHTTTAHARYLHARGAYYVFTVKQNQQRLYTLLDTLPWHDIPTHVTEERGHGRSERRTTQLAPLGDFLDYPAIDFPHATHAFLIERYTTHHTSGKHTAHTALGITNITATWAHPAHIGAYVRNHWHIENKLHWTRDVTYQEDASRARTGTAPRVMATLRNLATSALRHTGWTNIAAGLRHMTRDTTRPLTLLGIHP
- a CDS encoding tetratricopeptide repeat protein, which codes for MSGRLRKWNSRVDDYLQRKAAEGGNVVAMTRLGAALRERGEAAEAETWFRRAAAGGDRIAMTALANLLAERGVLDEAERWYHEAAHAGEPRGMLGLGRAYERRGRVEDAEYWFHEAAVTGDVEAMGALGHLLAERGRYDEAEDWCRRAASAGNTSAMIDVGIVMRERGRYSEATRWWREALADGDLSATCLLGRQSERFGKVQDAESWYRQGATSGNVEATVRLGLLLHRRGDVDEAEAWYLDAAEAGDAAAMTNLGVLARNRGDEGEAAAWYRKAAEHGSIPALTNLGHLAEARDELAKAERFFRAAAETGDVQGMLSLARMLQARGAVEEADTWLSRAEESQGEHDRA
- a CDS encoding HNH endonuclease family protein, which gives rise to MARTFPTQRILLVVVVLVVAVAGIWYAGRQSGAESTGAAPADVTQQLAELKIAPRASMSGYSRDKFPHWDNQGHNCNTRELVLKRDGKDVKAGTDCNPTSGTWFSVYDAETWTKPGDVDIDHMVPLGQAWASGARDWPQDKREQFANDLTRPQLFAVTDNLNQQKSDKAPDEWKPPLVSFWCTYATDWVTVKHFYGLTITTGEKAALQDMLRRCPAAS